A single window of Nicotiana tomentosiformis chromosome 1, ASM39032v3, whole genome shotgun sequence DNA harbors:
- the LOC104099934 gene encoding probable F-box protein At3g61730: protein MGKRMRRTRTLCCCVSPRVSHLTPHAIFSWYEEDLWTEIAKFLDGKSLVMLSATSKWFRRIIMEDNIWKYACLRDLQVPDPGKVSFKWINLYATAFNGCHSYKFRQQEKHIDWMRIGAFSFDSQNALLTNNLILPLKIHKGKTTEKMLESNGCCVVRNIKSGIWISDLQLVRCPVCDLNTCDGTMQVLDARHIELFLSEGYQDGSWDYELLGSHDVKKQADGASAGIFDIKHLKDCSTSAVLNLKSWVGKPKDWQPKAMIAPYAVAVNTNLQENEGLHIKFHTMKSGKNGEIVSMRICEQLL from the exons GTACGAAGAGGACCTGTGGACAGAGATAGCTAAGTTCTTGGATGGAAAATCTTTGGTGATGCTTTCGGCAACTAGCAAGTGGTTCCGTCGTATCATTATGGAGGACAACATATGGAAATATGCATGCTTGCGAGACCTCCAGGTTCCTGATCCTGGAAAAGTATCTTTCAAATGGATCAACTTATATGCAACAGCCTTTA ATGGATGCCACTCTTACAAGTTCCGCCAGCAGGAGAAGCATATTG ACTGGATGCGCATTGGAGCATTTTCCTTTGACTCGCAAAATGCACTCCTGACAAATAATTTGATCCTTCCCTTGAAAATCCATAAGGGGAAGACAACAGAGAAGATGTTGGAGTCAAATGGGTGCTGTGTGGTCAGAAATATCAAGAGTGGAATCTGGATTTCTG ATTTGCAGCTTGTTCGTTGTCCAGTCTGTGACCTCAACACATGTGATG GAACAATGCAGGTATTAGATGCAAGACATATTGAACTGTTCCTAAGTGAAGGATACCAGGATGGAAGCTGGGACTATGAATTACTGGGTTCCCACGATGTGAAGAAGCAAGCTGATGGAGCATCTGCAGGTATATTTGATATCAAACATCTCAAGGACTGCTCAACTTCTG CTGTCCTTAATCTCAAGTCATGGGTAGGAAAGCCCAAGGATTGGCAACCAAAAGCTATGATAGCCCCTTATGCAGTTGCAGTCAACACAAATTTGCAAGAGAATGAAG GTCTTCACATAAAATTCCATACCATGAAGTCCGGGAAGAATGGTGAAATTGTTTCAATGAGAATATGTGAGCAGCTCCTGTGA
- the LOC138906383 gene encoding uncharacterized protein, translating to MEVYIDDMLVKSLDAGNHLRHLQETFDILREHNMKLNPEKYAFRVRSGKFLGFLVSQRGIEVNLDKFKAIEDIPDQLSNVKEVQRLTGRLVALSRWSFKRERVRTQDSLDHTFGGNLKVETGPYQNIREREVVNFLWENIICRLETAKGHWPKELPGVLWAYRTTAKSSTGETHFSLVYGVEALILVEIGEPTLSYLQADEESNNEAMLINLELLEEYRDLAHVRMAAQKQRMERYYNLRTNLRYFKMGDLALRKVTENTRELNAGKLAST from the exons atggaagtatatatagacgatatgctcgttaagtctctGGATGCAGGTAACCACCTGAGGCATCTTCAAGAAACGTTTGACATACTGAGGgaacataatatgaagcttaaccccgagaagtatgCATTCAGGGTTAGATCAGGTAAATTCTTAGGATTTCTGGTCTCACAGAGAGGAATTGAGGTAAATCTCGACAAattcaaggccatagaggacatccctGATCAACTATCCAACGTAAAGGAAGTACAGAGACTCACAGGCAGATTAGtggctttgagcag ATGGAGCTTcaaacgtgaaagggtccggACTCAGGATAGTCTTGATCAcaccttcgggggaaaccttaag GTGGAAACAGGTCCTTATCAAAATATCAGAGAACGTGAAGTGGTCAACTTCctgtgggaaaacataatttgcag gttagaAACAGCAAAAGGCCATTGGCCCAAAGAATTACCTGGAGtgctatgggcctaccgaacaacagCCAAGTCAAGCACAGGAGAAAcccatttttcccttgtgtacggcgTAGAAGCTTTAATACTGGTGGAAATAGGGGAACCAACCTTAAGTTATTTGCAAGCAGACGAAGAGTCAAACAATGaggcaatgctaatcaacttagAACTGCTCGAGGAATACAGGGACTTGGCACATGTCAGAATGGCAGCCCAAAAGCAGAGGATGGAGCGGTATTACAATCTAAGAACCAACCTGCGTTATTTCAAAATGGGAGACTTGGCCTTGAGGAAGGTGACTGAGAATACCCGAGAACTCAACGCTGGAAAATTAGCCTCTACATGA
- the LOC104099933 gene encoding putative RING-H2 finger protein ATL21A, with translation MGNLQVFFVCFLLFSSVYAIARYDCQDSMCGINHFDIRFPFGLQGTINLQHCSYPGFNLTCNSQGRAIVNVAGAGNFYVRDIDYVAQEIQLYDPSNCLPKRLVDFQSSSSSPFKAVFYRNYTFLACSTDLIKSQFNVIGCLSNSTTSTLATSSRSFAKEMTSLYNCSVNSTLSLPVSWTSEYESVFSTDLNLDLVLTWNEPNCQDCEAQQDLCGFKNATTGEIQCFDAPGTGHTRGIQIFRIIALSLVIPAITCSLGVTCYICFEQSRYSRRAAAAVQNTAAGTAAVAPQPETTTGLDDSTIESYTKVVLGESRRVPGPNHGTCPICLAEYHPKETVRCIPECEHCFHAECIDEWLKINGTCPVCRNTPPPAHVNS, from the exons ATGGGCAATTTGCAAGTTTTCTTTGTTTGTTTTCTGCTCTTTTCATCTGTCTATGCAATTGCAAGATATGATTGCCAAGATTCCATGTGTGGAATCAACCACTTTGATATACGATTTCCTTTTGGATTACAAGGGACAATAAATCTTCAGCACTGTAGCTATCCTGGTTTCAATCTTACATGCAACAGTCAAGGCAGAGCAATTGTAAATGTAGCAGGTGCAGGAAATTTCTATGTACGTGATATTGACTACGTTGCACAAGAAATCCAACTCTATGATCCATCTAATTGCCTTCCAAAACGGCTTGTTGATTttcaatcttcttcttcttctcctttcaaGGCGGTTTTTTATAGGAACTATACTTTCTTGGCTTGTTCTACAGATTTGATCAAGTCTCAGTTCAATGTTATTGGTTGTCTAAGTAATTCTACCACCTCCACTTTAGCtacttcttcaaggagttttgcAAAAGAAATGACAAGTTTATATAACTGCAGTGTAAATAGCACTTTGTCTCTTCCTGTTTCATGGACTTCTGAATATGAGTCAGTTTTTTCAACTGATCTTAATCTCGATCTTGTGTTAACATGGAATGAACCCAACTGCCAAGATTGTGAAGCACAACAAGATCTTTGTGGGTTTAAAAATGCAACTACTGGAGAAATTCAATGCTTTGATGCTCCTGGAACAG GCCATACACGAGGCATACAAATTTTCCGAATTATTGCACTATCTTTAGTGATACCAGCCATCACATGTTCACTTGGTGTGACATGTTACATCTGCTTTGAGCAAAGCCGATACAGCCGCCGAGCGGCGGCTGCAGTCCAGAACACTGCGGCCGGTACAGCAGCCGTAGCACCACAACCGGAAACAACCACCGGCCTCGACGATTCGACGATCGAATCCTACACAAAAGTTGTGCTAGGAGAAAGTCGGAGAGTTCCAGGGCCAAATCATGGAACTTGTCCAATATGTTTGGCAGAGTACCATCCAAAAGAGACAGTGAGATGCATACCTGAGTGTGAACATTGCTTTCATGCTGAATGCATTGATGAATGGTTAAAGATCAATGGTACTTGTCCTGTTTGTAGAAATACTCCTCCTCCTGCTCATGTTAATTCTTAA
- the LOC104099935 gene encoding putative RING-H2 finger protein ATL21A, whose protein sequence is MGNLKFIIFSCLLCSTIYARHDYPDFICGNNHFDIRFPFALEGQNLQNSGYPGFTLRCSNQGRAILSLPGAGDFYVRDINYLTQEIQLYDPSNCLPKRLLNFNTSSSPSSPFKAVSHRKYTFLTCSTSSVLFQFNVIDCLSNSTTSTLATSSTSLASQMTSLYNCSIMNTSSVPVSWTSQYESDISTDLNNDLVLTWNEPNCQECEAKQGVCGFKNATSGEIQCFDSPGTGSNRGLEIFKFIALTLLIPAITCAMGVSCYICLDYSRYSRAMAAVRNTAAAIQNATNRTTVAPQPAATAGLDDSTIESYTKVVLGESRRVPGPNHMTCPICLAEYNPKEIVKSIPECEHCFHTECIDEWLKINGTCPVCRNNPSPAHVNSS, encoded by the exons ATGGGCAATCTGAAGTTTATCATTTTCTCTTGTCTGCTTTGTTCAACTATTTATGCAAGACATGATTACCCGGATTTCATTTGTGGGAACAACCACTTTGACATACGATTCCCTTTTGCATTAGAAGGCCAGAACCTTCAGAACAGTGGCTATCCTGGTTTCACTCTTAGATGTAGCAATCAAGGCAGAGCAATTCTAAGTCTTCCAGGTGCAGGAGATTTTTATGTACGTGATATCAACTACCTCACCCAAGAGATACAACTCTACGATCCATCTAATTGCCTCCCAAAACGGCTGTTGAATTTCAAcacttcttcttctccttcttcaccTTTCAAAGCTGTTTCCCATAGGAAATATACTTTCTTGACTTGTTCAACGAGTTCGGTTTTGTTTCAGTTCAATGTCATTGATTGTTTAAGCAATTCCACCACTTCTACTTTAGCTACTTCTTCAACGAGTCTTGCAAGCCAAATGACAAGTTTGTATAACTGTAGCATAATGAACACTTCGTCTGTTCCTGTTTCTTGGACTTCTCAATACGAATCAGATATTTCAACTGACCTTAATAACGATCTTGTGTTAACGTGGAATGAACCAAACTGCCAAGAGTGTGAAGCAAAACAAGGTGTTTGTGGGTTCAAGAATGCCACTAGCGGAGAAATTCAATGCTTTGATAGTCCTGGGACAG GCAGCAACCGGGGTCtagaaattttcaaatttattgcATTAACCTTACTTATTCCAGCTATCACATGTGCAATGGGTGTATCATGTTACATCTGCTTGGATTATAGCCGATACAGCCGCGCCATGGCTGCAGTTCGGAACACCGCTGCTGCAATCCAGAACGCCACCAACAGAACAACCGTAGCACCACAACCGGCAGCGACTGCCGGCCTGGACGATTCGACAATCGAGTCCTACACAAAAGTAGTCCTTGGAGAGAGCAGGAGAGTTCCGGGGCCAAATCATATGACTTGCCCAATATGCTTGGCAGAGTACAATCCTAAAGAGATAGTAAAGAGCATACCTGAGTGTGAACATTGCTTTCATACTGAATGCATTGATGAGTGGTTAAAGATTAATGGTACTTGTCCTGTTTGCAGAAACAATCCTTCTCCTGCTCATGTTAATTCTTCATAA